AGCGGCGCCGCCGGCGCCCAAGAAGATCCTCAAGAAGAAGCCCGTGTACTCCAGTAAGACCGATGCTTCGAAATACGTACATTGTTTATTCATTCGGTTCGAGCTTAGAATATCTCGTGCTTGCCGGCCGGTGCGCGTGTGTCCCTCTTACTTAACTGAACTTGATTTGCATCTGTTTCTTCTGTGCAGTGAAGAAAGGACAGATCGTGCGAGTCGAGAAAGAGAAGTACCTGAACAGCATCAATGTGAGTGTGTATCGTATCATACGCGCTACACCGTAGTGGATCGATGCACTCGAAATTTCGATCCAAGTTCTACTATTTGTGATAAAATTTGCACTTTTTCTCTGAGCTGGACTGGGGCATGACTATCTCTGTAATAGAATTTCAAATCCTGTTTAGGAATTTTGTACTATTGATTATACTAACAATAAGTAACTTAATTTATTGGCCTTTAATGACCGTGTGTGGTTTGTTAATTTCAGTACCTGTCAGTGGGGCACCCACCCTTCTACAAGGGGCTGGACTACATATACGAGGACCGTGGCGAGGTAGTTAACTTCACTGATTCTAGCTGTTGTCGATTAATCATCTGGTTCATGTTACATCTTACTCATCACCAAGTGTAACTCGAGTGCAGGTTTTGGACATCAGAATCTTCGAAGAAACCGGAGAGTATGCTCTGGTAATTATACATAGCTGCTTTGGTCCTTTGTTCTAGTTCACCATTCTTAATTCGTTACTCAACTTTTGATGGATCTAAATTAATTATCCATACATGTCTCGTTCAATTTCCTCCCGATTGAATACGGATTTATCTTATGTAGATCGCGTGGGTAGGGATTCCAACACCGCCGGCATGGCTCCCAACTTATATGCTCATCAAGGTATGGTCTAACTATCATTAATTATACCCTAATAATTCCAGGCCACCCATTGTTTTGGACATAGACATGGTCTAGCATGCAAACATTTCGTTGATTTCTCCTAATTATACGAACATAAAAATATTGAACATCTAGATGGCGAAATACCCCCCTTATGAGGAGGCTCAATATTTCTTTGGTTTATGTTTATGATTGGAGTTTGTTTCCTTATGCAGTCGGACAAACTCGACTACGAGAGGATATGATCGCTGGATGAGCGGTTGCGAGGGAGAACAATGTCTTGTGCATAAATCAATCTCACTATGTGGCAATGTTGTGACATTGCTCCATGGATGCAAAATGAAGCATTTGTAAACCGAAGAAACGATAGTGAAATATATTCAAAGTTCTTGTATTTTACTACCTCCGATGCATAAGAAGTGTCGCAGTTTTGAACTAACTCCAGTTCAAAActgcgacacttattttggatcggaGAGAGTAGTATTTTATTTTGCGCCTTTTCAAGTTTTGAGGTTGTTGACAATCGTACGATGGATCTCACATACCGCCACTTTTAACCTTTACATGCCTGAAATAAGATGCATTTAAATTAGGCAACGTCTAAATGTTCAATTTATGGGGCTATGAATAATTTGTATGATTCATTTGAATATGTAGATCTAGTAGTCCATTTAAATTCCTACACTCCTAACCTGCATTTTTTTTCATTTAGGGCCCGTTTGGATATGTACTTCATCATTTTTGATGGGTCGAGAAATTTGCTCAATCTTTTGGCCTCTCTGGAAAGAATATATCCGATTGTAGAGCTAGGCCCCTCAACCTAACGAAACCGACACAGTTTGATAATAGATCTGGCTCCCTTTCGCAAAAAAAAACTCTTGTATTGTGATGAAGTTATCTAGTGCATGCACAAGTAGAAATAAGTTGTTGTCAATTGCATAGTTTGGTGAGGAAATCAAGAAGGAATACAACTAATATGCTATCTGGATGCAAAATATGTATCCCCTAAAATTTAGATTATAATACATATTTACTGTGTCTTGTGTTAAACTCTGATACCAAATAAAAGACCATGAATGTATAAAAGATCAACAtctacaataacaaataaatgcACTAGGGAAATACAGTTCATGGTAGATCTAATGTCATTTATATGGTATTATAGATGTTTTATTATATCTGTAAAAATCAGTCAAATTAGAAATGGCCTACCTTAAGACAAACTAGCTAGATATGCTTTATCAGCCTAAGAGAAAGGAGTATAGTTATAGTTTTCAAATTTAAGTTTTAACATTTTCTTTCTAACTAGATATATTCCCGTCGGTTGCCATGAGGTAAGAAAATATCTTGAGACATCAACATGTAGGCCTTTTATTATATATGAGCATAGGTGTGAAGCTAAACTTTCTACTGCATTGCAACAAGGAAGATGTCCTCGTCACTACCGTCTGCTGTGCACTTATTTCGTTTATTTCCTTCCCTTTGTGTGTCTCCCATATCATGCAAGACAATCTTCCCCATAAATTTAATATGTTGGCATAATCTTAAGTATGTAATTTATTGTTTGGCATTGCATCTTCAAAAAATTATGCATGCGAAGGAAGAGTCTAAGACGGACGTTTAGGATTCTCACATTGATCATGAAGTCGCTTGGTCGTAAATGCTTTTGCATACATTGGCGCATTCCATCTCGGTTTTTAATATGCAATGTCAATtaaaagggggggggggttaaagCTGACCTTACCATGTTGGAAAATTCTATGCTACAAACCTCTAGTAAGATATTTGTTAGACTTTACCAAGGCACCTATAGATACTAGAATAGTCATAAGAATATATAGCCACACTATGCAACATCTAAGTGTAACAACTTCCACCTTAGACTACTTTTATTTTGTTGTCATTTCAATCTTTTAAGCTTTATTTGTA
The Aegilops tauschii subsp. strangulata cultivar AL8/78 chromosome 3, Aet v6.0, whole genome shotgun sequence genome window above contains:
- the LOC109768586 gene encoding NAD(P)H-quinone oxidoreductase subunit O, chloroplastic, whose amino-acid sequence is MEALASSPRALFARTASPTTALATPARWTPSSSRRVKAAAAGEPAGEAKPAAAAAPPAPKKILKKKPVYSMKKGQIVRVEKEKYLNSINYLSVGHPPFYKGLDYIYEDRGEVLDIRIFEETGEYALIAWVGIPTPPAWLPTYMLIKSDKLDYERI